From Variimorphobacter saccharofermentans, one genomic window encodes:
- a CDS encoding translation factor GTPase family protein translates to MKRLTIGILAHVDAGKTTLAESILYRTGSIRKLGRVDHKDAFLDTYELERARGITIFSKQAVFSFHDMEVTLLDTPGHADFSAEMERTLQVLDYAILIISGSDGIQGHTETLWRLLSVYRIPTFVFVNKMDMDGTDRTELMKELRKRLHDGCVDFSADQNKELWMENLAMCDEALLDKYMDTGRVEKEDAAELIVSRKAFPCYFGSALKLQGIDEFLEGIEQFTKSVQYPDFFGAKIYKITRDEQGNRITHMKITGGCLKVKMVLTNRKEQYSNKHFDSREKAEDWEEKVDQIRIYSGVKYEAVEEAVAGTICAVTGLSKTYPGEGLGIETVSDMPILEPVLNYQVLLPSDCDAHVMLSKLRLLEEEDPQLHIVWSEHLKEIHVQLMGEIQIEILKSLIMERFGVAVEFGEGNILYKEAILDPVEGVGHFEPLRHYAEVHLLMEPGDPGSGLQFYSSCSEDELDRNWQRLILTHLAEKEHIGVLTGSPITDMRITLIAGRAHLKHTEGGDFRQATYRAVRQGLKKANCILLEPYYSFRLEIPSDLVGRAMSDISRMYGSFQTPETEGEWSVLVGKAPVATMRGYQMEVASYTRGRGKLFCTLKGYEACHNQDEVVAAIGYDSERDLENPTGSVFCAHGAGFVVPWNEVERYQHIESGLDLRLEKQQELQTKAEQEKEAVHVRRAPLIGGSLQEDKELEEIFTRTFGPIKNKTYPSQNSLGYEKKSTYVERKQGEQFKTSALTKEYLLVDGYNIIFAWDELNELAKENMDAARYKLMDILCNYQGFKKCILILVFDAYKVKGGVGSVTNYHGIHVVYTKEAETADMYIEKVTHEIGRRHHITVATSDYVEQIIIMGQGALRLSAQELKVEIARVNEQIRSEYLAKQVPGRNYLGNHMNGELLQNHVDEDGDSLHISS, encoded by the coding sequence ATGAAAAGGCTGACGATTGGCATATTAGCCCATGTGGATGCAGGGAAAACGACTTTGGCAGAAAGTATATTATACCGGACTGGAAGCATCAGAAAGCTTGGCAGAGTGGATCATAAGGATGCATTTCTCGATACGTATGAGCTTGAGCGTGCCAGAGGAATTACAATTTTTTCGAAACAGGCAGTATTTTCCTTTCATGATATGGAAGTTACATTATTAGATACACCGGGCCATGCGGATTTTTCCGCAGAGATGGAGAGAACCTTACAGGTATTGGATTATGCCATATTGATTATCAGTGGTAGTGATGGTATACAAGGACATACAGAAACCTTGTGGAGATTGCTTTCCGTGTATAGAATACCTACATTCGTGTTTGTCAATAAGATGGACATGGATGGTACGGATCGTACGGAATTAATGAAGGAATTAAGAAAACGTCTACATGATGGTTGTGTGGATTTTAGTGCAGATCAGAACAAGGAACTGTGGATGGAAAACCTGGCAATGTGCGATGAAGCATTACTGGATAAATACATGGATACTGGAAGAGTAGAGAAGGAAGATGCAGCGGAATTGATCGTATCAAGAAAGGCATTTCCCTGCTATTTTGGTTCCGCACTGAAGCTACAGGGCATTGATGAATTTTTGGAGGGAATAGAGCAATTCACGAAAAGTGTTCAATATCCGGATTTCTTTGGTGCAAAAATTTATAAAATAACAAGGGATGAGCAGGGGAATCGAATCACCCATATGAAGATAACAGGAGGCTGCTTAAAGGTAAAAATGGTTCTTACAAATCGTAAGGAGCAGTATTCTAATAAGCATTTTGATAGCCGTGAGAAAGCGGAAGATTGGGAAGAAAAGGTTGATCAGATTCGTATATATTCCGGAGTGAAATATGAAGCGGTTGAAGAAGCTGTAGCCGGAACGATCTGTGCTGTTACAGGTTTATCAAAGACCTATCCAGGAGAAGGTCTGGGGATAGAAACAGTATCCGATATGCCAATTCTGGAACCGGTTCTCAATTATCAGGTACTCTTACCATCGGATTGTGATGCCCATGTAATGCTTTCAAAATTACGTTTATTGGAGGAAGAGGATCCGCAGCTTCATATTGTATGGTCAGAACATTTAAAAGAAATTCATGTTCAGCTAATGGGAGAAATTCAGATTGAAATATTGAAGAGCCTCATTATGGAACGGTTTGGAGTGGCTGTAGAATTTGGAGAGGGTAATATTCTTTATAAAGAAGCAATTCTAGATCCGGTGGAGGGAGTGGGCCATTTTGAACCGTTACGGCATTATGCCGAGGTACATCTGCTTATGGAGCCTGGGGATCCCGGCAGCGGATTACAGTTTTACTCCAGCTGTAGCGAAGATGAATTGGATCGTAACTGGCAAAGGTTGATTTTAACCCATTTGGCGGAAAAGGAACATATTGGAGTGTTAACCGGTTCGCCGATAACGGATATGAGGATTACTTTGATCGCAGGACGAGCACACCTAAAGCATACAGAGGGTGGAGACTTTAGGCAGGCGACTTATCGGGCAGTACGTCAGGGCTTAAAGAAGGCCAACTGTATTCTTTTAGAACCTTATTACAGCTTTCGATTGGAAATCCCTTCGGATTTAGTAGGAAGAGCAATGTCCGATATCAGCCGAATGTATGGTAGCTTTCAGACTCCGGAAACGGAAGGAGAATGGTCTGTACTCGTGGGGAAAGCTCCAGTGGCAACCATGCGTGGATATCAGATGGAGGTTGCTTCTTATACACGTGGAAGGGGTAAATTATTCTGTACGTTGAAAGGATATGAGGCCTGTCACAATCAGGATGAAGTGGTAGCAGCAATCGGATATGATAGTGAGAGAGATTTAGAGAATCCCACCGGTTCTGTTTTTTGCGCTCACGGTGCTGGATTTGTGGTGCCATGGAATGAGGTCGAACGCTATCAGCATATAGAGAGTGGATTAGACCTTCGATTAGAAAAACAGCAAGAGTTACAGACTAAAGCTGAACAGGAGAAGGAAGCCGTACATGTGAGACGTGCTCCGCTCATAGGAGGCTCCTTACAAGAGGACAAAGAGTTGGAGGAAATATTTACCCGTACCTTTGGCCCGATTAAGAATAAAACCTATCCTTCTCAGAATAGCCTGGGATATGAGAAAAAGTCTACGTATGTAGAACGAAAGCAAGGGGAACAGTTTAAGACTTCTGCACTTACCAAAGAATATTTACTGGTAGACGGATATAATATAATTTTTGCCTGGGATGAGCTTAATGAATTGGCAAAAGAGAATATGGATGCGGCGAGATACAAGCTAATGGATATTCTATGCAATTACCAGGGATTTAAAAAGTGTATACTTATTTTAGTGTTTGACGCCTATAAGGTAAAGGGTGGAGTTGGTTCAGTCACTAATTACCATGGCATCCATGTAGTATATACGAAGGAAGCAGAGACAGCGGATATGTATATCGAAAAGGTAACACATGAGATCGGACGAAGGCATCATATTACTGTTGCAACCTCTGATTATGTGGAGCAGATTATTATTATGGGACAGGGAGCGCTCAGGCTCTCTGCACAGGAACTTAAGGTGGAAATAGCAAGAGTAAATGAGCAAATCCGCAGTGAATACTTAGCGAAACAAGTTCCGGGACGTAATTATCTGGGCAATCATATGAATGGAGAGTTACTTCAGAATCATGTAGATGAGGATGGAGACAGCCTGCATATTTCATCATAG
- a CDS encoding coenzyme F420-0:L-glutamate ligase encodes MERLIGTVSRGVRAPIIRQGDDIAEIVVESVLNAAKSENFELRDQDVIATTEAVVARAQGNYATVDQIATDIKNKFGNETIGVIFPILSRNRFSICLKGIARGAKKIVLMLSYPSDEVGNHLIDLDSLDEKGINPWTDILTEARYRELFGYRKHTFTGVDYIEYYKELIQGEGCEVEVILANDCRAILSYTKSVLNCDIHTRVRTKRLLGAAGASLVYGLDDILTASVDGSGYNENYGLLGSNKATEESVKLFPRDCMPVVEKIQKSILEKTGKHVEVMIYGDGAFKDPVGKIWELADPVVSPAYTAGLEGQPNEVKLKYLADNDFANLSGQELKDAISDYIRNKDSDLVGNMVSQGTTPRRLTDLIGSLCDLTSGSGDKGTPIVLVQGYFDNYTK; translated from the coding sequence ATGGAAAGATTAATAGGTACTGTATCAAGGGGGGTACGTGCCCCTATTATTCGACAAGGCGATGATATTGCTGAAATCGTTGTAGAGAGTGTTCTAAACGCTGCGAAAAGTGAAAATTTTGAATTACGCGACCAGGATGTTATTGCTACTACGGAAGCAGTTGTTGCTCGTGCACAAGGGAATTATGCAACTGTTGATCAGATTGCAACTGATATTAAGAATAAATTTGGCAACGAAACCATCGGTGTGATTTTCCCTATCCTAAGCCGTAATCGCTTTTCCATCTGTCTTAAGGGTATCGCAAGAGGTGCTAAAAAGATCGTTCTTATGCTCAGTTATCCATCCGATGAAGTAGGGAATCATTTGATTGATCTCGACAGCTTGGATGAGAAGGGTATCAATCCCTGGACAGACATATTGACAGAAGCACGTTATCGTGAATTATTTGGTTATCGTAAACATACCTTCACCGGTGTAGATTACATTGAATACTACAAGGAATTAATTCAAGGAGAAGGCTGTGAGGTAGAAGTGATATTGGCCAATGACTGTCGAGCCATTCTTTCCTATACCAAAAGTGTACTTAATTGCGATATCCATACCCGTGTCAGAACAAAGCGTTTACTTGGTGCTGCCGGTGCCAGTTTAGTATATGGTCTTGACGATATTCTAACCGCATCCGTTGATGGCAGTGGCTATAATGAAAATTACGGTTTACTCGGAAGCAATAAAGCAACCGAAGAATCTGTAAAGCTCTTCCCACGTGATTGCATGCCTGTTGTAGAAAAAATTCAAAAAAGCATTCTCGAAAAGACAGGAAAGCATGTTGAAGTAATGATTTACGGAGATGGTGCTTTTAAAGATCCAGTAGGTAAAATTTGGGAATTAGCGGATCCGGTTGTTTCTCCTGCTTATACCGCTGGTCTGGAAGGTCAGCCAAATGAAGTGAAACTAAAGTATCTTGCTGATAATGATTTCGCTAATCTATCCGGCCAGGAATTAAAGGATGCTATTTCCGATTACATTCGTAACAAGGACAGCGATCTTGTAGGAAATATGGTTTCTCAGGGAACGACTCCTCGTCGCTTAACTGATTTAATTGGCTCCCTCTGCGATCTTACATCAGGAAGCGGAGACAAGGGTACACCAATCGTATTGGTTCAAGGTTATTTTGATAACTACACAAAATAA
- a CDS encoding leucine-rich repeat protein, giving the protein MNIKGKHLLVLFITTILLLLMKDSPTYAYVGGIFTYTNEGQTMTYKILSEPTVTENGTVKLIYSEEMNLSGEIIIPTTVTNQRMIYNVVEIGAGSFSDAKDITKISLPDTIRAIGEGAFFNCSNLTSINIPKGITRIERGTFFGCSKLSGLNFPDGITYIGDDAFYNSSSLNITKLPEDLTHIGKDAFYNCKKLTLSNLPNKIESIGAGAFEGCISLTSITIPDSMSSIEDNLFRNCSSLTSVYLPEGITSIGKYAFTNCISLKSIYLPDSITQIGAFAFYHCESLTSIKIPYAVSEIEDFTFFKCKSLASIRLQSKVIEIGNYAFYECENLISITLPEGLTSIGDWAFYGCEVLRPITIPASVMSIGKGEFPYSGVLVYKNSYAESFFRANHPKYYQIINLPLEEMFFEEAVKNIEINETYQLKPLFYPEISSDIMGTIQWTSSNPSVAIVDENGSVKGLQTGEAEITAVMGKFSANCRMIVGGAIIQPVSIELSQNQIILNKGEAQKLSVNFTPVNTTNRTITWKSSNPSVAKVEHGRIYAINQGTAVITAETASLSVNCTVTVLNPLKEISSNYDKLTLNQGDSKRVVISFYPVDTSDNKTTLWKSEDEAVATVVEGVVTAVKAGSTVITVNVGELTHHIPVTVVNPLKSLTVTKDKMSFIVGETQDLPLVIQPVDTTDEIKVTSSDESIVTYSKGIITARKRGNATITIKGGSFTASIKVNVETDITGITLNKQNLKLDLGKKSSLTVGFLPAKALDDRKVTWTSSDKTVVTVDPDGTIITKGVGTATVTATAGGDKTASCVVEVKLAVPTSLKTVSSDHDKIKVTWGTVNGASGYQIYRAETETGSYKMLKETTATTYTNNGLTTGKEYYYKVRAFRNQGSKKVYSSYTSVMSTAPIPTTPTNVKLVKKATGTIQFTWDKVNGANGYEVYRTSSLDNPYKLTKTTTSLHFINSGLSSKKTYYYKVRAYKIVGNKKVYSKFSAVYSIKF; this is encoded by the coding sequence ATGAACATCAAAGGGAAACATCTGCTTGTGTTGTTTATCACAACAATTCTACTATTATTGATGAAGGATTCGCCTACATATGCTTATGTTGGAGGTATCTTTACCTATACAAATGAAGGCCAGACAATGACCTACAAAATTCTGAGTGAACCCACGGTGACAGAAAACGGTACGGTAAAACTCATTTATTCAGAGGAAATGAATCTGTCAGGGGAGATAATCATTCCGACCACAGTTACAAATCAAAGAATGATATATAATGTGGTAGAAATCGGAGCAGGTTCCTTTTCCGATGCAAAGGATATTACAAAAATATCATTACCTGACACTATAAGAGCCATTGGAGAGGGTGCCTTTTTTAATTGTAGTAATCTAACCAGCATTAATATTCCGAAAGGAATCACTCGTATTGAACGAGGAACCTTTTTTGGATGCAGCAAGCTATCCGGATTGAACTTTCCAGATGGTATAACGTATATAGGAGATGATGCCTTTTACAATAGTAGCTCGTTGAATATTACGAAGCTTCCGGAAGATTTAACCCATATCGGAAAAGATGCTTTTTATAATTGTAAAAAGCTTACCCTGTCAAATCTGCCAAATAAGATTGAGAGCATTGGTGCTGGTGCTTTTGAAGGTTGTATAAGCTTAACGAGTATCACCATTCCCGATAGTATGTCAAGCATTGAAGATAATTTATTTCGAAATTGCTCCAGTCTGACATCAGTATATTTACCGGAAGGGATTACTTCAATTGGGAAGTATGCTTTTACAAACTGTATTAGTTTAAAGAGTATCTATCTCCCTGATTCGATTACCCAGATTGGTGCATTTGCTTTTTATCACTGTGAAAGTTTAACAAGTATTAAGATCCCATATGCGGTATCTGAGATTGAAGATTTTACCTTTTTTAAATGTAAAAGTCTAGCCAGTATAAGACTTCAGAGCAAGGTAATAGAAATCGGAAATTATGCATTTTATGAATGTGAAAATCTAATCAGTATCACTTTACCGGAGGGATTAACAAGTATTGGTGATTGGGCATTTTATGGATGCGAGGTACTAAGACCGATTACGATTCCAGCCAGCGTTATGAGTATTGGGAAAGGCGAATTCCCATATTCCGGTGTATTAGTATATAAAAACTCCTATGCAGAATCCTTTTTCAGAGCTAATCATCCGAAATATTATCAGATTATTAATCTGCCCTTAGAGGAAATGTTTTTCGAAGAAGCGGTTAAGAATATTGAAATAAATGAAACCTATCAGTTGAAACCGTTATTTTATCCTGAAATTTCTTCTGATATCATGGGTACTATTCAGTGGACCAGTTCGAATCCTTCCGTAGCTATTGTTGATGAGAACGGAAGTGTGAAGGGACTTCAGACAGGAGAAGCTGAAATTACGGCTGTTATGGGGAAGTTCTCAGCGAACTGCAGAATGATTGTTGGAGGAGCAATCATACAACCCGTATCGATTGAACTCAGTCAAAATCAGATTATATTAAATAAAGGAGAAGCTCAAAAGCTTTCGGTTAATTTTACACCAGTTAATACTACGAACCGTACAATTACATGGAAAAGCTCGAATCCTTCGGTTGCTAAGGTTGAACACGGACGTATTTATGCTATTAATCAGGGTACAGCGGTTATTACAGCAGAAACTGCATCCTTATCTGTTAATTGTACTGTGACCGTATTAAATCCTCTTAAAGAGATTTCTTCAAACTATGATAAATTAACGCTAAACCAAGGAGATTCAAAACGAGTTGTGATTTCCTTCTATCCAGTTGATACATCCGATAACAAGACCACCCTCTGGAAAAGTGAGGATGAAGCTGTGGCTACCGTAGTAGAGGGAGTTGTTACTGCTGTGAAAGCAGGAAGTACAGTAATAACGGTTAATGTAGGGGAATTGACCCACCATATTCCGGTGACAGTGGTAAACCCTCTCAAATCATTAACAGTTACCAAGGATAAGATGTCTTTCATAGTGGGAGAAACACAGGATTTACCGCTGGTAATACAGCCCGTAGATACAACGGATGAGATTAAAGTAACATCTTCCGATGAATCAATAGTGACATATTCCAAAGGTATAATCACCGCACGCAAAAGAGGTAATGCAACCATAACGATAAAAGGAGGCTCCTTTACAGCATCCATTAAGGTGAATGTAGAGACCGATATAACCGGTATTACTTTAAATAAGCAAAATCTTAAGCTGGATCTGGGTAAAAAATCAAGCCTTACAGTAGGATTTCTTCCAGCTAAGGCATTGGATGACAGGAAAGTGACTTGGACAAGTAGTGATAAGACGGTAGTAACAGTGGATCCCGATGGAACAATAATAACGAAGGGAGTAGGAACTGCAACCGTTACCGCTACAGCTGGAGGCGATAAAACAGCATCCTGTGTTGTTGAAGTTAAACTCGCGGTGCCTACCAGCTTAAAGACGGTATCTTCCGATCATGACAAGATAAAAGTCACTTGGGGAACAGTAAATGGTGCATCCGGTTACCAAATATATAGAGCAGAAACGGAAACAGGAAGTTATAAAATGCTCAAAGAGACTACAGCTACGACCTACACCAATAATGGATTAACCACAGGAAAGGAATACTACTATAAAGTGAGAGCCTTTCGTAATCAGGGGTCGAAAAAGGTATATAGTAGCTATACATCGGTGATGAGTACTGCACCGATTCCGACAACACCGACTAATGTAAAATTAGTGAAGAAAGCAACTGGTACCATACAGTTCACGTGGGATAAGGTAAATGGTGCAAACGGGTATGAGGTATACAGGACTTCATCATTGGACAATCCCTATAAGCTCACAAAGACCACTACCTCCTTACACTTTATTAATTCCGGGTTATCAAGTAAAAAAACCTACTACTATAAGGTAAGAGCTTATAAGATAGTGGGAAATAAAAAAGTATATAGTAAGTTTTCTGCTGTTTATTCCATTAAGTTCTAG
- a CDS encoding GyrI-like domain-containing protein, whose product MINNGINHISALPLLYEKMEKQLVTDSYDNREVTYERLSALTDLVSTPLDLTIVDLPSMRMLSSIRKDTGISDVNRFWDWLGSNKIPYGTPGSHTLFEYQDDNAQTVIIQKIDNELFNDSPYRDYVLEGGLFAVGGIYADDDIPSFHQRMIKTFDDNSYYEVDYRHDGGLRHESLIETVISTDSRRDKVNVLLPVKKRQPIAEQYDPGEQILDITLEELEQANPVLYECPIPLNEITPINYPHYKILETGEAEYI is encoded by the coding sequence ATGATAAATAATGGTATTAATCATATCTCAGCGTTACCGCTTTTATATGAAAAGATGGAGAAGCAGCTTGTAACAGATTCATATGATAATCGTGAGGTTACTTATGAACGACTTTCCGCTCTTACTGATCTCGTTTCTACTCCACTTGATCTGACCATAGTCGATTTGCCATCCATGCGTATGTTATCCAGTATTCGAAAGGACACTGGAATATCCGATGTAAATCGATTTTGGGACTGGCTGGGAAGTAATAAAATACCCTATGGTACTCCGGGTAGCCATACATTATTTGAGTATCAGGATGATAATGCTCAGACTGTTATTATCCAAAAAATTGATAATGAACTCTTCAATGACAGTCCTTATAGAGATTATGTATTAGAAGGTGGCCTATTTGCTGTAGGAGGAATTTATGCAGATGATGACATCCCTTCGTTTCATCAAAGAATGATTAAAACCTTTGATGATAATAGTTACTATGAAGTTGATTATCGTCATGATGGAGGATTAAGACACGAATCACTTATAGAAACCGTAATTTCTACTGATAGCAGAAGGGATAAAGTGAATGTATTGTTACCTGTGAAGAAACGACAACCGATCGCAGAACAATATGACCCTGGTGAACAAATATTAGATATTACCTTAGAAGAATTAGAACAGGCAAATCCCGTATTATATGAATGTCCTATTCCGTTGAATGAAATAACACCCATCAATTACCCTCATTATAAAATACTTGAGACAGGAGAAGCAGAATATATTTGA
- a CDS encoding MerR family transcriptional regulator, with translation MELMKTTDLTSQLGISSRTLRYYEQMGLIQSIRMQFEKYRFYDNENVERIKQIIVLRKMQIPIKDIIRIYESRDMTVLVESFVTRINSIDQEIFALKELK, from the coding sequence ATGGAGCTGATGAAAACCACCGACTTGACGAGTCAGTTAGGCATCTCTTCTCGAACGCTTCGCTATTATGAACAAATGGGGCTTATTCAGAGTATTCGCATGCAGTTCGAAAAATATCGTTTTTACGATAACGAGAATGTAGAGCGGATTAAGCAGATCATCGTATTAAGAAAAATGCAAATACCAATTAAAGATATTATCAGAATATATGAAAGTCGTGATATGACAGTTCTGGTAGAGAGCTTTGTAACACGTATAAACTCTATTGATCAAGAGATATTTGCACTGAAGGAATTAAAATAG
- a CDS encoding PhzF family phenazine biosynthesis protein has protein sequence MLIFNATSYYSFVDGKLGYLEDPATGSGNSAFGYYLIHNNLWTEDFSIEQGVSLQNPNVVKLKRYTENNTDRILFGGCATTRIEGKYYLH, from the coding sequence CTGCTGATATTTAATGCAACATCCTATTATTCTTTTGTTGACGGTAAGCTTGGATATCTTGAAGATCCAGCGACAGGTTCGGGCAATTCCGCCTTCGGGTATTATTTGATTCATAATAATCTCTGGACGGAAGATTTCTCAATAGAGCAAGGTGTATCCTTACAGAATCCGAATGTAGTAAAATTAAAACGATATACAGAAAACAACACAGACAGAATTTTATTTGGTGGCTGCGCTACTACCAGAATAGAAGGAAAATATTATCTTCATTAA
- a CDS encoding peptide ABC transporter substrate-binding protein, giving the protein MKRKVAILLAVVLVLTMGLAACGSKDSKTTSKTDSKNEKNVTEEKQLAVQIGPDPETIDPALNSAVDGGNMLLYTHECLLIIDKNNQIAPGQAETYEVSEDGLTWTFHLRDGLKWSDGSPLTAKDFVYSWKRVCDPLVAAPYAETVLSMVKGYDEAIAGNLDALGVSAPDDKTFVVELSTNCPYFASIAAFATLSPVQQATIEANGDAWATKAETYIGNGSFYISEWVPGSHITMKKNPNYWNADAIKLDSIKFVLMEDSNAAYSAYKSGEVLMIKDVPTEEIPSLQGNSDFYVEPIIGTYYVSLNDAIEPFNNKLVRKALSLAVDREYVAGTLMQGTYSPASNFMGPGWIDTDGKPFIDNANGGKPYIDTSNFKANLEEAKKVLAEAGYPNGEGFPVITYSTNDMGYHKVVAEYLQQAWAELGITLEVEIVEWSSFTPMRRAGDYQISRNGWVGDYSDPSNMLDLFISTNGNNDGKYNNPEYDAAMEISRKTTDPAERSAALHKAEDIMMEDAACIPIAYYNDFYLQSDKIKDAWHSPYGYWFFMYADIAE; this is encoded by the coding sequence ATGAAAAGAAAAGTGGCTATTTTACTAGCAGTTGTTCTGGTTTTAACTATGGGCTTAGCAGCTTGTGGTTCAAAGGATAGCAAAACAACTTCTAAAACGGATTCCAAGAATGAAAAAAATGTTACAGAAGAGAAGCAACTGGCTGTTCAGATTGGTCCGGATCCGGAAACGATAGATCCAGCATTAAACAGTGCTGTTGATGGTGGTAATATGCTTCTGTATACACATGAATGCTTATTAATCATTGACAAGAATAATCAGATTGCTCCAGGTCAGGCAGAAACCTATGAGGTGTCTGAGGATGGATTGACATGGACCTTCCACTTACGTGACGGCTTAAAATGGTCTGACGGAAGCCCGTTGACTGCTAAGGACTTTGTATATAGCTGGAAACGAGTATGTGATCCATTGGTTGCTGCTCCCTATGCAGAAACAGTATTATCCATGGTTAAGGGATATGACGAGGCAATTGCGGGTAACTTAGATGCCCTCGGAGTATCTGCACCGGATGATAAAACCTTCGTAGTGGAATTATCAACGAATTGTCCATATTTTGCAAGTATTGCTGCATTTGCTACATTAAGTCCCGTTCAACAGGCTACTATTGAAGCAAATGGAGACGCATGGGCAACAAAGGCTGAAACCTATATTGGAAATGGTTCCTTCTATATTTCTGAATGGGTACCTGGCTCCCATATAACTATGAAGAAAAATCCAAATTACTGGAATGCAGATGCCATCAAGTTAGATAGTATTAAATTTGTACTTATGGAGGATTCAAATGCGGCTTATAGTGCATACAAATCCGGTGAAGTTTTAATGATTAAGGATGTACCGACAGAGGAGATTCCTAGTCTTCAGGGTAATAGTGACTTCTATGTGGAGCCAATTATCGGTACTTATTATGTTTCCTTAAATGATGCCATTGAACCTTTCAACAATAAATTAGTACGTAAGGCGTTAAGTCTGGCTGTTGACCGTGAGTACGTTGCAGGTACCTTAATGCAGGGAACCTATTCACCTGCATCCAACTTTATGGGACCTGGCTGGATTGATACGGATGGCAAACCTTTTATAGACAATGCGAATGGAGGAAAGCCCTACATTGATACTTCCAATTTCAAAGCCAATCTAGAGGAAGCAAAGAAGGTATTAGCAGAAGCTGGATATCCGAATGGAGAAGGTTTTCCTGTTATTACCTATAGTACCAACGATATGGGTTATCACAAGGTAGTTGCAGAGTATTTACAGCAGGCATGGGCTGAGCTTGGAATTACATTAGAGGTTGAAATCGTTGAATGGTCCAGCTTCACACCGATGCGTCGTGCCGGTGATTATCAGATATCCAGAAACGGATGGGTTGGCGATTACAGTGATCCATCGAATATGTTAGACTTGTTCATAAGTACCAACGGAAATAATGATGGTAAATACAACAATCCGGAATACGATGCGGCTATGGAGATATCTCGGAAGACAACGGATCCGGCAGAACGTTCTGCGGCACTTCATAAAGCAGAGGATATTATGATGGAAGATGCAGCATGTATTCCGATTGCATATTATAATGACTTCTACTTACAAAGTGATAAGATTAAAGATGCTTGGCATTCACCATACGGATACTGGTTCTTTATGTACGCAGATATCGCAGAGTAA